A genomic stretch from Neomonachus schauinslandi chromosome 14, ASM220157v2, whole genome shotgun sequence includes:
- the EIF2B1 gene encoding translation initiation factor eIF-2B subunit alpha isoform X1 — MDSNELIEYFKSQMKENPDMASAVAAIRTLLEFLKRDQGGTIQGLRASLTCAIETLCDVDSSVAVSSGGKLFLRFISLTSLEYSDYSKCKKIMIERGELFLRRTSQSRNKIADLCHTFIKDGAKILTHAYSRVVLRVLEAAVVAKKRFSVYITESQPDLSGKKMARALYHLNVPVTVVLDAAVGYIMEKVDLVIVGAEGVVENGGIINKIGTNQMAVCAKAQNKPFYVVAESFKFVRLFPLNQQDVPNKFKYKADTLKTMQTKQDLKEEHPWVDYTSPSLITLLFTDLGVLTPSAVSDELIKLYL; from the exons ATGGACAGCAATG aGTTAATTGAATACTTTAAGtctcagatgaaagaaaatcCTGACATGGCCTCAGCAGTAGCTGCCATCCGGACTTTGCTGGAGTTCTTGAAGAGAGATCAAG GGGGGACGATCCAGGGCCTGCGAGCGAGTCTCACCTGTGCCATAGAAACCCTGTGTGACGTGGACTCCTCCGTGGCCGTGTCCTCCGGCGGGAAGCTCTTCCTGCGCTTCATCAGCCTGACTTCCCTGGAATACTCT gattactctaaatgtaaaaagATCATGATTGAGCGGGGAGAACTTTTTCTCAGGAGAACATCCCAATCGAGAAATAAAATTGCAGATCTGTGCCATACTTTCATCAAAGATGGGGCG AAAATATTAACTCACGCCTACTCCAGAGTGGTCCTGAGAGTTTTGGAGGCAGCAGTGGTGGCCAAGAAGCGTTTCAGTGTGTACATCACAGAGTCACAGCCTGACTTATCGGG TAAGAAAATGGCCAGAGCTCTCTACCACCTCAACGTCCCTGTCACCGTGGTCCTGGATGCTGCTGTTGG ctATATCATGGAGAAAGTGGATCTTGTCATAGTTGGTGCTGAAGGAGTTGTTGAAAATGGGGGCATTATCAACAAG ATTGGAACCAACCAGATGGCCGTGTGCGCCAAAGCCCAGAACAAGCCTTTTTATGTCGTTGCAGAAAGTTTCAAGTTTGTACGACTCTTCCCACTAAACCAGCAGGATGTCCCAAATAAGTTTAAg TATAAGGCAGATACCCTGAAGACTATGCAGAccaaacaggatctcaaagaggaGCACCCATGGGTCGACTACACCTCCCCTTCCTTAATAACACTGCTGTTTACAGACCTGGGGGTGTTGACGCCCTCAGCAGTCAGTGACGAGCTCATCAAGCTGTATCTGTAG
- the EIF2B1 gene encoding translation initiation factor eIF-2B subunit alpha isoform X2: protein MDSNELIEYFKSQMKENPDMASAVAAIRTLLEFLKRDQGGTIQGLRASLTCAIETLCDVDSSVAVSSGGKLFLRFISLTSLEYSDYSKCKKIMIERGELFLRRTSQSRNKIADLCHTFIKDGAKILTHAYSRVVLRVLEAAVVAKKRFSVYITESQPDLSGQKMARALYHLNVPVTVVLDAAVGYIMEKVDLVIVGAEGVVENGGIINKIGTNQMAVCAKAQNKPFYVVAESFKFVRLFPLNQQDVPNKFKYKADTLKTMQTKQDLKEEHPWVDYTSPSLITLLFTDLGVLTPSAVSDELIKLYL from the exons ATGGACAGCAATG aGTTAATTGAATACTTTAAGtctcagatgaaagaaaatcCTGACATGGCCTCAGCAGTAGCTGCCATCCGGACTTTGCTGGAGTTCTTGAAGAGAGATCAAG GGGGGACGATCCAGGGCCTGCGAGCGAGTCTCACCTGTGCCATAGAAACCCTGTGTGACGTGGACTCCTCCGTGGCCGTGTCCTCCGGCGGGAAGCTCTTCCTGCGCTTCATCAGCCTGACTTCCCTGGAATACTCT gattactctaaatgtaaaaagATCATGATTGAGCGGGGAGAACTTTTTCTCAGGAGAACATCCCAATCGAGAAATAAAATTGCAGATCTGTGCCATACTTTCATCAAAGATGGGGCG AAAATATTAACTCACGCCTACTCCAGAGTGGTCCTGAGAGTTTTGGAGGCAGCAGTGGTGGCCAAGAAGCGTTTCAGTGTGTACATCACAGAGTCACAGCCTGACTTATCGGGGCAA AAAATGGCCAGAGCTCTCTACCACCTCAACGTCCCTGTCACCGTGGTCCTGGATGCTGCTGTTGG ctATATCATGGAGAAAGTGGATCTTGTCATAGTTGGTGCTGAAGGAGTTGTTGAAAATGGGGGCATTATCAACAAG ATTGGAACCAACCAGATGGCCGTGTGCGCCAAAGCCCAGAACAAGCCTTTTTATGTCGTTGCAGAAAGTTTCAAGTTTGTACGACTCTTCCCACTAAACCAGCAGGATGTCCCAAATAAGTTTAAg TATAAGGCAGATACCCTGAAGACTATGCAGAccaaacaggatctcaaagaggaGCACCCATGGGTCGACTACACCTCCCCTTCCTTAATAACACTGCTGTTTACAGACCTGGGGGTGTTGACGCCCTCAGCAGTCAGTGACGAGCTCATCAAGCTGTATCTGTAG